A window from Vanessa atalanta chromosome 18, ilVanAtal1.2, whole genome shotgun sequence encodes these proteins:
- the LOC125070734 gene encoding protein FAM161A, translating into MHRCSVFKNSCINVPLDPISKMPKTAYERNEKNTTEQCSMESSTSCSVTGADIDAEKLKDFYRSIPDYNDINHLSESEFYSTLKSLREKKKLMLGIAVEHIDDGIDDKIFVKSERDICPDTNLRRYNETILSDRRNNDKIEHISKNHVPKNPRRGVRKLDNTAIENVVEKSDQMESTKGNTLTVKGNPKLSRPRRNHSACSISWHDDKVENKNAEIDEKFEQYFEGNRNLNDEDLYRTQSMPSSPLRTRTTGSSVRRRRKSITIPKPFKMTERDEENRIVNELRSLQKSLSEDMLHQKRGRKRFRVKPIPIESRIPLYDKILEDQAMRRAITKINSEAELRAQMKPFSFTKKEETGAGGMCARTANILPKCKKKKRFRARPVPKNLFSNYFYEKNKEDTFFRNMNRRIRAEEMLRNSSLPVSTALRDRSRLSTPAAHSDLPIDPSPAVPSVSSSDKNRSTSPTKDKRKTKHYKDDFITTSPRPFRFNTAERASKKINDISKKISQHSSYSGDDSLEKNNTIFDKTEAYTALDLKGIAAGRSNLAALLRAEAVRRKFEVEAARHLADQRKRAETKNRDRVLRANPAWHLVKNNHEQDIAMRLQTRRDEERMRREEFLHEMELMYGRVQQQPMLFERYYAPRSGATTIDSIQLSPRKSPSKKRTTRKSKSYHFPNPSISSEFCGDLLKYLDKIENTKRNNRSQLYEGDEAIDSLERE; encoded by the exons ATGCATCGTTGCAGTGTGTTTAAGAATTCTTGTATTAATGTTCCACTTGATCCTATTAGCAAAATGCCAAAAACTGCGTACGAacgtaatgaaaaaaatacaactgaACAGTGCTCGATGGAATCATCTACGTCTTGTTCAGTCACAGGAGCTGACATTGATgctgaaaaattaaaagatttttaccGAAGTATTCCTGACTATAATGATATTAATCACTTATCAGAGAGCGAGTTTTATTCAACTTTGAAAAGTTTAAGGGAGAAAAAGAAATTGATGCTTGGCATCGCTGTCGAACATATTGACGATGGTATTgacgataaaatatttgtgaaatCAGAAAGAGATATTTGTCCTGACACAAATTTAAGACGTTATAATGAAACGATTCTCTCAGATAGACgaaataatgacaaaatagAACATATTTCTAAAAATCATGTACCAAAAAATCCAAGAAGAGGAGTCCGAAAATTAGATAACACTGCCATTGAAAATGTAGTAGAAAAAAGTGATCAAATGGAGTCAACTAAAGGTAATACATTAACTGTGAAAGGTAATCCTAAATTAAGCCGACCTAGACGTAATCATTCCGCATGTTCTATTTCTTGGCATGATGAtaaagtagaaaataaaaatgctgaAATCGATGAAAAATTTGAGCAGTATTTTGAAGGAAACCGAAATTTAAACGATGAAGATTTATATAGAACGCAAAGTATGCCCTCAAGTCCTCTTCGAACAAGAACAACGGGATCGAGTGTACGACGCCGTCGAAAAAGTATTACTATACCGAAGCCATTCAAAATGACGGAAAG aGATGAAGAAAACCGCATTGTCAATGAACTTAGAAGTCTACAGAAGTCACTGTCGGAAGACATGCTTCATCAAAAAAGGGGAAGAAAAAGGTTTCGGGTGAAGCCCATTCCCATAGAGTCCCGCATTCCTTTATACGATAAGATATTAGAGGATCAAGCTATGAG ACGAGCAATAACGAAGATAAATAGTGAAGCAGAGCTAAGGGCGCAAATGAAACCATTCAGTTTTACTAAAAAAGAAGAAACCGGTGCAGGTGGTATGTGCGCAAGAACTgcaaatattttaccaaaatgTAAGAAGAAGAAACGCTTCCGTGCCCGTCCCGTCCCTAAGAATCTTTTTTCTAAttacttttatgaaaaaaataaagaagataCCTTCTTTCG CAACATGAATCGTCGTATACGCGCAGAAGAAATGTTACGTAATTCTAGTTTGCCAGTTAGTACCGCTTTACGCGATCGAAGTAGATTATCGACGCCTGCAGCACACAGTGATCTTCCCATCGATCCGTCACCTGCAGTACCCTCAGTTTCTTCGTCAGACAAAAACAGATCGACAAGTCCGacaaaagataaaagaaaaactaaacaCTATAAAGACGACTTCATAACGACAAGTCCTAGACCCTTCCGATTTAACACAGCTGAAAGAGCTTCTAAAAAG ataaaCGATATATCAAAGAAAATTTCCCAACATTCTAGTTACAGTGGCGATGACAGCTTAGAAAAGAATAATACAATATTCGATAAAACTGAAGCATATACTGCTTTGGACTTAAAAGGAATTGCTGCAGGGAGATCCAATTTGGCTGCTTTATTAAGAGCAGAAGCTGTTAGGAGAAAATTTGAAGTAGAAGCTGCTAGACATTTAGCTGATCAACGAAAGCGAGCTGAAACAAAGAATCGTGACCGCGTACTACGGGCTAATCCCGCTTggcatttagttaaaaataa CCACGAACAGGATATCGCGATGCGGCTACAGACTAGGCGTGATGAGGAAAGAATGAGACGAGAAGAGTTTCTCCATGAAATGGAATTAATGTATGGTAGAGTGCAACAGCAGCCCATGTTATTCGAGAGGTATTATGCACCACGATCTGGCGCAACCACCATCGATTCTATTCAACTTTCACCAAGAAAAAGTCCTAGTAAAAAAAGAACCACACGAAAAAGCAAATCCTACCATTTTCCGAACCCTAGTATATCGTCCGAGTTCTGTGgcgatttattgaaatatttggacaaaattgaaaatacaaagaGAAATAACCGTTCACAATTGTACGAAGGCGACGAAGCTATAGATAGCTTGGAAAGAGAATAA
- the LOC125070736 gene encoding CLIP domain-containing serine protease 14D-like: MKSYYTMDKIILTSSYFLVLLITGFCQNIEVGEPCETKIYNGTCVLLQNCNSAMALVQIKDIKTLRILLCGFSDKQPKVCCPASGNTITFNNKTDETATSRPNKPETKLDELTTKIPETYSDPFPDRKVCGQVKATDRIVGGTITDLDEFPWLARISYSSVIENKLIFACLASLITDRYLVTAAHCVQSGKPLIPVSVRLGEWDEQTDKDCNDDYCNDSPPVDIKISKIISHPNFNINNVTHDDIALIQLEKPVKFTNFIQPVCLPTTEYIMMQDYVHESSYWVAGWGLTEFGSTSPIKRKVKLEAVPSNTCKGILKSFPETSFSNLICAGGRQGIDSCKGDSGGPLVREVMENYQSNWYLFGITSVGATKCGTEGIPGVYTRVIRYMDWIREIVAT, from the exons atgaaatcataCTACACAATGGACAAAATTATATTGACCTCTTCGTATTTTCTAGTCTTACTAATCACAGGATTCTGCC AAAATATTGAAGTTGGTGAACCTTGCGAAACAAAAATCTATAACGGAACatgtgttttattacaaaactgcAATTCAGCTATGGCTTTGGTACAGATCAAAGATATCAAAACCTTAAGGATCTTATTATGTGGATTCAGTGACAAACAACCCaag GTTTGCTGTCCTGCATCAGGAAATACTataacattcaataataaaaccGATGAAACTGCGACAAGTAGACCTAATAAGCCTGAAACGAAATTGGACGAATTGACAACGAAGATTCCAGAAACATATTCAGATCCATTTCCAGATCGAAAAGTTTGTGGTCAAGTGAAAGCGACTGATAGAATCGTTGGTGGAACTATCACTGATCTTGATGAGTTTCCTTGGTTAGCCCGCATCAGTTACTCAAGTG ttatagaaaacaaattaattttcgcTTGTTTAGCATCGCTTATTACGGATCGTTATCTTGTAACTGCTGCTCATTGCGTCCAAAGTGGCAAACCGTTGATTCC GGTAAGCGTACGTTTAGGTGAATGGGACGAACAAACGGATAAAGATTGTAACGATGATTATTGTAACGATTCTCCACCGGTTGAtatcaaaataagtaaaatcatCTCTCATCCAAACTtcaacataaataatgtaacgCATGATGACATAGCTTTGATACAATTAGAGAAACCAGTCAAAtttacaa ATTTTATTCAGCCAGTATGTTTACCTACTACCGAATATATCATGATGCAAGACTATGTGCATGAAAGCTCTTACTGGGTAGCAGGCTGGGGTCTGACAGAATTCg GATCCACATCGCCTATTAAACGTAAAGTGAAGTTGGAAGCTGTACCCTCAAATACATGTAAGGGAATATTAAAAAGCTTCCCAGAAACATCATTTTCAAATTTGATATGTGCTGGTGGTAGACAGGGAATAGACAGCTGTAAAGGTGATTCAGGTGGACCACTAGTTAGAGAAGTTATGGAAAATTACCAAAGCAATTGGTACCTATTTGGAATTACTAGTGTTGGTGCCACCAAATGTGGTACTGAAGGTATACCTGGAGTGTACACGAGGGTCATCAGATACATGGATTGGATAAGAGAAATTGTTGCTACTTGA